From a region of the Xanthomonas rydalmerensis genome:
- a CDS encoding type II and III secretion system protein family protein: MAQGRQVDQFKQSVESQIQELGSSGASSGGGGGVALAGDKKPSVAPLIQSSQSIYAGEAVVRRVPGALRRIAVGDGEVLSVFSVGKSEVVMIGTKPGETNVHLWMADGSQRDVSVTVGGSKSEGAAETVRELLGNTPGITVRAIGSNVVISGNDIDAATTAKIQALQKIYPQVLNFAGADPVGMRPMVQMDVSIMEFNKNAVEDLGIRWDSTIDGPIGGLIRDVTKNDYFRVLPQENQTFQDIKDRLPTRLSGPQGYFGIATTIASKINLLMSRGKAWVLAQPKLSAKSGSNATFLVGGEVPIVVPSILGQTQIEYKEYGIRLNINPTVNSSNQVNTSIMAEVSRIDPSVSVQGVPGFLTRRVETELNVNAGQTIVISGLLDREASKAVDKLPLLGDIPILGKLFRSDGFRGNKTELVIFVTPRIVSPTSPENLQDLQRAQGIEKELQDEISPRQDKLIK, translated from the coding sequence ATGGCGCAAGGGCGCCAGGTCGACCAGTTCAAGCAATCGGTGGAATCGCAGATCCAGGAACTGGGCAGCAGCGGCGCCTCGTCGGGCGGTGGCGGCGGCGTCGCCCTGGCCGGTGACAAGAAGCCGTCGGTCGCCCCGTTGATCCAGTCGTCGCAAAGCATCTATGCCGGCGAGGCCGTGGTTCGGCGAGTCCCCGGGGCACTGCGGCGCATCGCGGTCGGCGACGGCGAGGTCCTGAGTGTCTTCTCGGTCGGCAAGTCCGAAGTGGTCATGATCGGTACCAAGCCCGGCGAGACCAACGTGCACCTGTGGATGGCCGATGGCAGCCAGCGCGACGTCAGCGTGACGGTGGGGGGAAGCAAGTCCGAAGGCGCGGCCGAGACCGTGCGCGAACTGCTGGGCAATACGCCGGGCATCACCGTGCGGGCCATCGGCTCCAACGTGGTGATCTCGGGCAACGACATCGACGCCGCCACCACGGCAAAGATCCAGGCGCTGCAGAAGATCTATCCGCAGGTGCTGAACTTCGCCGGCGCCGACCCGGTGGGCATGCGGCCGATGGTGCAGATGGACGTGTCGATCATGGAGTTCAACAAGAACGCCGTGGAGGATCTGGGCATCCGCTGGGACAGCACCATCGACGGCCCGATCGGCGGTCTGATCCGCGACGTCACCAAAAACGATTACTTCCGCGTGCTGCCGCAGGAGAACCAGACCTTCCAGGACATCAAGGATCGGTTGCCGACCAGGCTGTCCGGACCGCAGGGCTACTTCGGCATCGCCACCACCATCGCCTCGAAGATCAACCTGCTGATGAGCCGCGGCAAGGCCTGGGTGCTCGCGCAGCCCAAGCTGAGCGCCAAGAGCGGCAGCAACGCCACCTTCCTGGTCGGCGGCGAAGTGCCGATCGTGGTGCCGTCGATCCTCGGCCAGACCCAGATCGAGTACAAGGAATACGGCATCCGCCTGAACATCAACCCGACGGTCAACTCGTCCAATCAGGTGAATACCTCGATCATGGCCGAAGTCAGCCGGATCGATCCATCGGTGTCGGTGCAGGGCGTTCCCGGCTTCCTGACCCGGCGCGTGGAGACCGAGCTGAACGTCAATGCCGGCCAGACCATCGTCATTTCCGGCCTGCTCGATCGGGAGGCCTCCAAGGCCGTGGACAAACTGCCGCTGCTGGGCGACATCCCGATCCTGGGCAAGCTGTTCCGCTCCGATGGCTTCCGCGGCAACAAGACCGAACTGGTCATTTTCGTGACCCCGCGCATCGTCAGCCCGACTTCCCCGGAGAACCTGCAGGATCTGCAGCGTGCCCAGGGGATCGAGAAGGAATTGCAGGACGAGATCAGCCCGCGGCAAGACAAGTTGATCAAGTAA
- a CDS encoding ABC transporter permease: protein MTTQTDSTLPVSDATPAQRNWVALGTIVRREVKRILRIWGQTLVPPAITMTLYFLIFGGLIGSRVGDMGGYSYMQFIVPGLVMMSVIQNSYGNISSSFFGAKFGRHVEELLVSPMPNWVILWGYVAGAVLRGLMVGVIVLIIAMFFTPVRIPHPLVTLTTVLLGATIFSLAGFINAVYAKKFDDVAIVPTFILTPLTYLGGVFYSVKLLPGWAEAATHANPIFYMVNAFRYGLLGSSDVPVWVAYSLMLGFVAVLSALALWLLRRGVGLRS from the coding sequence ATGACCACCCAGACCGATTCCACCCTCCCCGTTTCCGACGCCACCCCGGCCCAGCGCAACTGGGTCGCGCTGGGCACCATCGTGCGCCGCGAGGTCAAGCGCATCCTGCGCATCTGGGGCCAGACCCTGGTGCCGCCGGCGATCACCATGACCCTGTACTTCCTGATCTTCGGCGGCCTGATCGGCTCGCGCGTGGGCGACATGGGCGGCTACAGCTACATGCAATTCATCGTCCCCGGCCTGGTGATGATGAGCGTGATCCAGAACAGCTACGGCAACATCAGTTCCAGCTTCTTCGGCGCCAAGTTCGGCCGCCACGTCGAGGAACTGCTGGTCAGCCCCATGCCCAACTGGGTGATCCTGTGGGGCTACGTCGCCGGCGCCGTGCTGCGCGGGCTGATGGTCGGCGTGATCGTGCTGATCATCGCCATGTTCTTCACCCCGGTGCGCATCCCGCACCCGCTGGTGACCCTGACGACGGTGCTGCTGGGCGCGACCATCTTCTCCCTGGCCGGCTTCATCAACGCGGTCTACGCGAAGAAGTTCGACGACGTGGCGATCGTGCCGACCTTCATCCTGACCCCGCTGACCTATCTGGGCGGCGTGTTCTATTCGGTCAAGCTGCTGCCCGGCTGGGCCGAGGCCGCGACCCACGCCAACCCCATCTTCTACATGGTCAACGCCTTCCGCTACGGCCTGCTCGGCAGCAGCGACGTGCCGGTGTGGGTGGCCTACAGCCTGATGCTGGGCTTCGTCGCGGTGCTGTCGGCGCTGGCGCTGTGGCTGCTGCGGCGCGGGGTGGGGTTGCGGAGCTGA
- a CDS encoding FAD-binding oxidoreductase — MLAPAVGHYRFVRDDGQPLPFAPGQFVQVHFHYADGTATKRSYSLATRHDPAQPADATVEIAVSFVAGGAATALFEALEIGGQVCASGPYGRFCLQPGDSNRRYLLIATGTGVTPYRSMLPLLEAAMAERGVEVVLLLGARTPAELLYGDEFRAFAETHPGFRFVPCFSRELPEAPHADVRHGYVQQFLGEFAPQAEGDIAYLCGNPNMVDACFDALKEAGLPVQHIRREKYVSSK, encoded by the coding sequence ATGCTGGCCCCGGCCGTCGGCCACTACCGCTTCGTCCGCGACGACGGCCAACCCCTGCCGTTCGCGCCCGGCCAGTTCGTGCAGGTGCACTTCCACTATGCCGACGGCACGGCGACCAAGCGCAGCTACTCGCTGGCCACCCGCCACGATCCGGCGCAGCCGGCCGACGCCACGGTGGAGATCGCGGTCAGTTTTGTCGCCGGCGGCGCGGCCACGGCGCTGTTCGAGGCGCTGGAGATCGGCGGCCAGGTCTGCGCCAGCGGTCCGTACGGGCGCTTCTGCCTGCAGCCGGGCGACAGCAACCGTCGCTATCTGCTGATCGCCACCGGCACCGGCGTCACCCCGTACCGCTCGATGTTGCCGCTGCTGGAAGCGGCGATGGCCGAGCGCGGCGTGGAGGTGGTGCTGTTGCTGGGCGCGCGGACGCCGGCCGAGCTGCTGTACGGCGACGAGTTCCGCGCCTTCGCCGAGACGCATCCCGGTTTCCGCTTCGTGCCGTGTTTCTCGCGCGAGCTGCCGGAAGCGCCGCATGCCGATGTGCGGCATGGCTACGTGCAGCAGTTCCTCGGTGAATTCGCGCCCCAGGCCGAAGGCGACATCGCTTACCTTTGCGGCAATCCGAACATGGTCGATGCCTGCTTCGACGCGCTGAAGGAGGCTGGCCTGCCGGTGCAGCACATCCGTCGCGAGAAGTACGTCAGCAGCAAGTAG
- a CDS encoding pilus assembly protein, translating into MKIQRKPIRFGRKQQGQGMTEYIIIVALIAIAAIGVFTFFGGTVRSQVAGMAQELSGKDASGMIGRAGTNAGKAQQQAQNDKGMDKYNGNK; encoded by the coding sequence ATGAAGATCCAACGCAAGCCCATCCGCTTCGGCCGCAAGCAGCAGGGCCAGGGCATGACCGAGTACATCATCATCGTGGCCCTGATCGCGATCGCGGCGATCGGCGTGTTCACGTTCTTCGGCGGCACCGTCCGCAGCCAGGTCGCCGGTATGGCGCAGGAACTGTCGGGCAAGGATGCCAGCGGCATGATCGGCCGCGCTGGCACCAATGCAGGCAAGGCGCAGCAGCAGGCCCAGAACGACAAGGGCATGGACAAGTACAACGGCAACAAGTAA
- the cpaB gene encoding Flp pilus assembly protein CpaB yields the protein MQKPKLSKNVLFILIAVVMAGLAAFIAVSYIRTTVAERTQDNRPMVDVAVPVNDLPQGAILQGGDLALRTIPAEFAPADAVTPDNHTQFEGRMLRAPARGGAPLSASALVPLYDQFSRLIPKGKVAYTMSVDENNSISGMIAPGDLIDIFFVKDATTGGNGGQGAGAQVFPLLQKVKVLAAGSRIGEAPTPKDGEEANTSTGFSSVTLELDQYQAKQLAVASKVGAVRVLLREIKDTSPGAATGMSESQLLRSLGSGDSADIGSGSSRVEFIIGGKG from the coding sequence ATGCAGAAACCCAAACTCAGCAAGAACGTTCTTTTCATCCTGATCGCCGTGGTCATGGCCGGCCTTGCGGCCTTCATCGCGGTCAGCTACATCCGCACCACGGTCGCGGAACGGACTCAGGACAACCGACCGATGGTCGACGTCGCGGTGCCAGTGAACGATTTGCCGCAGGGCGCCATCCTGCAAGGTGGCGATCTGGCCCTGCGCACGATCCCGGCCGAGTTCGCGCCCGCCGATGCGGTCACGCCCGACAATCACACCCAGTTCGAAGGCAGGATGCTGCGTGCACCAGCACGCGGTGGTGCGCCCTTGAGCGCCAGCGCCCTGGTTCCGCTGTACGACCAGTTCTCGCGGCTGATTCCCAAGGGCAAGGTCGCCTACACGATGAGTGTCGACGAGAACAATTCGATCTCGGGCATGATCGCGCCAGGCGACCTGATCGACATCTTCTTCGTCAAGGACGCCACCACCGGCGGCAATGGTGGCCAGGGCGCGGGCGCGCAGGTGTTCCCACTGCTGCAGAAGGTCAAGGTGCTGGCCGCCGGCAGCCGCATCGGCGAGGCGCCGACGCCGAAGGACGGCGAGGAAGCCAATACGTCCACCGGCTTTTCCAGCGTGACCCTGGAGCTGGACCAGTACCAGGCCAAGCAGTTGGCCGTCGCCTCGAAGGTAGGGGCGGTGCGCGTGCTGCTGCGCGAGATCAAAGACACCTCGCCAGGCGCAGCAACGGGCATGAGCGAGAGTCAGTTGTTGCGGTCGCTGGGTTCCGGCGATTCGGCAGACATAGGCAGCGGAAGCAGCCGCGTTGAGTTCATCATTGGCGGAAAGGGTTAA
- a CDS encoding ATPase, T2SS/T4P/T4SS family, with product MFTVLINTPGGDTRQVKCMHRECGIGRADANLVMLQGWNIAGKHATLLREDDGVFILPLGGREPITLNGKVVLAKQGPIDGKDEIRIGQYMLKVSGDDARIVRQTPAANDSAAVKTEPASAAPATDAAPDRQPSAPVATEMVVAGPPPSDIATWRTKLHMALVRQMDLRRMDVRSMDDSALRDSTINLIDDIIKREFSDLPADISPRRLAKQVLDEAIGLGPLEDLIDDPTVTEIMVNSHDDIFIERAGRIQKSEVVFSNERACLAAIERIVTPLGRRIDESSPLVDARLKDGSRVNAVIPPVALRGPSISIRKFATRRLLGEDLLKFGSLNEAMLEFLIMAVRERRNIVVSGGTGSGKTTLLNILSNFIPDGDRVVTIEDAAELKLVQPNLVALEARPPNMEGKGQITIRDLVKNALRMRPDRIVVGECRGGECLDMLQAMNTGHEGSLTTAHANNPRETLSRLEVMVMMAGMELPMVVVREQIASAVNLIVHQRRYPCGSRKVSHITEITGIESGTIQMQDLFLFKPTTYHGPDGKVAGNFVATGAVPEFYEELAERGVSVDLGIFRNQGSAR from the coding sequence ATGTTCACAGTGCTGATCAATACGCCGGGAGGCGACACGCGCCAGGTCAAATGCATGCACCGCGAGTGCGGCATCGGCCGCGCCGACGCCAACCTGGTGATGCTGCAGGGCTGGAACATCGCCGGCAAGCACGCCACCCTGCTGCGCGAGGACGACGGCGTGTTCATCCTGCCGCTGGGCGGGCGCGAGCCGATCACGCTCAACGGCAAGGTGGTGCTGGCAAAGCAGGGGCCGATCGACGGCAAGGACGAGATCCGCATCGGCCAGTACATGCTGAAGGTCAGCGGCGACGACGCACGCATCGTCAGGCAGACGCCGGCCGCCAACGACAGCGCGGCCGTCAAGACCGAGCCGGCGTCGGCAGCACCCGCAACCGACGCGGCACCTGATCGCCAGCCGTCTGCGCCCGTCGCGACGGAGATGGTGGTGGCCGGGCCGCCACCATCGGATATCGCCACCTGGCGCACCAAGTTGCACATGGCGCTGGTGCGGCAGATGGATCTGCGCCGCATGGATGTGCGCAGCATGGACGACAGCGCGCTGCGCGACAGCACCATCAACCTGATCGACGACATCATCAAACGCGAGTTCAGCGACCTGCCAGCGGACATCAGCCCGCGCCGGCTGGCCAAGCAGGTCCTGGACGAGGCGATCGGGCTGGGGCCGCTGGAAGACCTGATCGACGATCCGACCGTCACCGAAATCATGGTCAACTCCCATGACGACATCTTCATCGAGCGTGCCGGGCGCATCCAGAAATCCGAAGTGGTGTTCTCCAACGAACGCGCCTGCCTGGCCGCGATCGAGCGCATCGTCACTCCACTGGGACGGCGCATCGACGAAAGCTCTCCGCTGGTCGACGCGCGCCTGAAGGACGGCTCGCGCGTCAACGCGGTGATTCCGCCGGTCGCCCTACGCGGCCCCAGTATCAGCATCCGTAAGTTCGCCACTCGCCGGCTGTTGGGCGAGGACTTGCTGAAGTTCGGATCGCTGAACGAGGCGATGCTGGAGTTCCTGATCATGGCGGTGCGCGAGCGCCGCAACATCGTCGTGTCCGGCGGTACCGGCTCGGGCAAGACCACGCTGCTGAACATCCTGTCGAACTTCATCCCCGATGGCGACCGCGTGGTCACCATCGAGGACGCGGCCGAACTCAAGCTGGTGCAGCCGAACCTGGTGGCACTGGAGGCACGCCCGCCCAACATGGAGGGCAAAGGCCAGATCACCATCCGCGATCTGGTCAAGAACGCGCTGCGTATGCGCCCGGATCGCATCGTGGTCGGTGAGTGCCGTGGCGGCGAGTGTCTGGACATGCTGCAGGCGATGAATACCGGCCACGAAGGCTCGCTGACCACCGCGCACGCCAACAACCCGCGCGAGACGCTGTCGCGCCTGGAGGTGATGGTGATGATGGCCGGCATGGAGCTGCCGATGGTAGTGGTGCGCGAACAGATCGCGTCGGCGGTGAACCTGATCGTGCACCAGCGCCGCTATCCCTGCGGTTCGCGCAAGGTCAGCCATATCACCGAAATCACCGGCATCGAAAGCGGCACCATCCAGATGCAGGACCTGTTCCTGTTCAAGCCCACCACCTATCACGGCCCCGATGGCAAGGTCGCCGGCAACTTCGTCGCGACCGGTGCAGTGCCCGAGTTCTACGAGGAACTCGCCGAGCGCGGCGTGTCGGTGGACCTAGGCATCTTCCGCAACCAGGGAAGCGCGCGCTGA
- a CDS encoding ABC transporter ATP-binding protein, with product MTPAPALSSQTPAPALRVRDLRKTYDNGVQALHGVSLDVLPGDFFALLGPNGAGKSTLIGIISSLVNLSAGQVEVFGTDLSSQRSTAMRLIGLVPQEINFNLFEKPFDILVNYAGFYGMPRAEAERLAEVELKRAHLWEKAQVMSRTLSGGMKRRLMIARAMMTRPRLLILDEPTAGVDIEIRRDMWRVLREINAAGTTIILTTHYLEEAESLCRNLAIIDRGRIVEQGPMRELLAKLDVEGFLLDIDGELPAQLPAIEGTTLLAQDAHTLDLDMPRAMDLNRVFAALGDAGIRVRSMRTKSNRLEELFVRLTGEHRDAATASAGATPPPATP from the coding sequence TTGACTCCCGCACCTGCTCTTTCTTCCCAGACGCCGGCGCCCGCCCTGCGCGTGCGCGACCTGCGCAAGACCTACGACAACGGCGTGCAGGCCCTGCATGGCGTGTCGCTGGACGTGCTGCCCGGCGACTTCTTCGCCCTGCTCGGCCCCAACGGCGCCGGCAAGTCCACCCTGATCGGCATCATCAGTTCGCTGGTCAACCTCAGCGCCGGCCAGGTCGAGGTGTTTGGCACCGACCTGAGCAGCCAGCGCAGCACGGCGATGCGCCTGATCGGCCTGGTGCCGCAGGAAATCAACTTTAACCTGTTCGAGAAGCCCTTCGACATCCTGGTCAACTACGCCGGCTTCTACGGCATGCCGCGCGCCGAGGCCGAGCGCCTGGCCGAAGTGGAACTCAAGCGCGCGCACCTGTGGGAGAAGGCCCAGGTGATGAGCCGCACCCTGTCCGGCGGCATGAAGCGGCGGCTGATGATCGCCCGCGCGATGATGACCCGGCCGCGCCTGCTGATCCTGGACGAACCCACCGCCGGCGTGGACATCGAGATCCGCCGCGACATGTGGCGCGTGCTGCGCGAGATCAACGCCGCCGGCACCACCATCATCCTCACCACGCACTACCTGGAGGAAGCGGAGAGCCTGTGCCGCAACCTGGCGATCATCGACCGCGGCCGCATCGTCGAACAGGGACCGATGCGCGAACTGCTGGCCAAGCTGGACGTGGAAGGCTTCCTGCTGGACATCGACGGCGAGCTGCCGGCGCAGTTGCCGGCGATCGAAGGCACCACCCTGCTCGCCCAGGACGCGCACACCCTGGACCTGGACATGCCGCGGGCGATGGACCTCAACCGCGTGTTCGCCGCACTGGGCGACGCCGGCATCCGCGTGCGCTCCATGCGCACCAAGAGCAATCGCCTGGAAGAACTGTTCGTGCGCCTCACCGGCGAGCACCGCGACGCCGCCACGGCCAGCGCCGGCGCCACGCCGCCGCCCGCCACTCCCTGA
- a CDS encoding pilus assembly protein TadG-related protein, whose translation MVTIAAANPSTTMVAPGPLRVRSRMRGQAMPMVLVFLMVLCVGLLVTFNTGQVVGKKVELTNAADAAAYSIAVEQARARNFAAYLNRGRVANEVAIAQIVSLNSWLTMVHSTTVHFEKFNKFAEVLLFWVPGLGEALIAIDRAMTVLNRAIKAFRILFLQAANVTTTWLDQALDHPYSLAAEAAVSTFASEANVFTMASKVVKDNVPDADLTTGGKFVLANNVRLAGNQLQSYDPGRGAGLRSVNQGGERYRNVVMASRDTFTRARDGTAFGVFNNNGGTDMVEYDRWSGVDAFQFRLPLFLKTFKFPIGWGGTQAVSGRKPNFFAGMNNGQGWKSPYDGRRYQAYNGTRSSDIAGRFIEGDPAVSPEFKRDKAFLSGYRYGVSPRYHDVKDTYSQSPEGANAGPIYTVEVGTQIAKARTSSALKIGSGRMQLKDEAHGEQLRAMASAQVYFNRPYELSAFRRSVWGRGDGKFEKGSLFSPYWQARLVKTPDSDRRFLVLAP comes from the coding sequence ATGGTGACCATCGCCGCCGCCAATCCCTCGACCACGATGGTCGCGCCGGGGCCGCTCCGCGTCCGCTCCAGGATGCGAGGGCAGGCCATGCCCATGGTGCTGGTATTCCTGATGGTGCTGTGCGTGGGGCTGTTGGTGACATTCAACACCGGCCAGGTGGTCGGTAAGAAGGTCGAACTCACCAATGCCGCCGATGCCGCTGCGTACAGCATCGCCGTCGAACAGGCACGCGCGCGCAATTTCGCTGCCTATCTGAATCGCGGACGCGTCGCCAACGAAGTGGCGATCGCGCAGATCGTCAGCCTCAACTCCTGGCTGACCATGGTCCACTCCACCACGGTCCACTTCGAAAAATTCAACAAGTTCGCAGAAGTGCTGCTGTTCTGGGTGCCTGGCCTGGGCGAAGCGCTGATCGCCATCGATCGCGCGATGACCGTGCTCAATAGAGCCATCAAGGCGTTCCGAATCCTCTTTCTGCAGGCCGCGAATGTCACCACCACCTGGCTGGACCAGGCACTCGACCATCCCTACTCGCTGGCCGCCGAGGCAGCTGTAAGCACGTTTGCGTCAGAAGCCAACGTCTTCACCATGGCAAGCAAAGTGGTCAAGGACAACGTGCCAGATGCCGATCTGACGACAGGCGGCAAGTTCGTACTTGCAAACAACGTTCGCTTGGCCGGCAACCAACTTCAATCCTATGATCCTGGTCGTGGCGCAGGCCTGAGAAGCGTCAATCAGGGTGGCGAGCGTTATCGCAATGTCGTGATGGCGTCTCGCGACACGTTCACGCGCGCACGCGACGGCACTGCATTCGGCGTATTCAACAACAACGGCGGCACCGACATGGTCGAGTACGACCGCTGGTCGGGTGTGGACGCCTTTCAGTTCCGTCTGCCCCTGTTCTTGAAGACCTTCAAGTTTCCGATCGGCTGGGGCGGTACCCAGGCGGTGAGCGGGCGCAAACCCAATTTCTTCGCCGGCATGAACAATGGGCAGGGTTGGAAATCGCCCTATGACGGCCGCCGCTACCAGGCCTACAACGGCACCCGAAGTAGCGATATCGCCGGTAGGTTCATCGAGGGCGACCCCGCTGTCTCTCCGGAATTCAAGCGCGACAAGGCATTCCTCAGTGGCTATCGCTATGGCGTCAGCCCCCGGTATCACGACGTCAAGGACACCTATTCGCAAAGTCCTGAGGGCGCCAACGCAGGGCCAATCTATACCGTCGAAGTGGGCACTCAGATCGCAAAGGCGCGTACCAGTTCCGCGCTGAAGATCGGCAGCGGGCGCATGCAACTCAAGGACGAGGCGCACGGCGAGCAACTGCGTGCGATGGCGAGCGCCCAGGTCTACTTCAACCGGCCCTATGAACTTAGCGCCTTCCGGCGCTCGGTGTGGGGCAGAGGCGACGGAAAGTTCGAAAAAGGCAGCCTGTTCAGCCCGTACTGGCAGGCGCGCCTGGTGAAGACTCCCGATTCTGACCGCAGATTCCTGGTGCTTGCTCCATGA
- a CDS encoding helix-turn-helix transcriptional regulator, producing MNSRIRELREAQGWSQGELGERLGVSRQTINALETGKYDPSLPLAFRIARLFAHSIEQVFLFDEAE from the coding sequence ATGAACAGCCGCATCCGCGAACTGCGCGAGGCGCAAGGCTGGTCGCAGGGCGAACTGGGCGAGCGGCTGGGCGTGTCGCGACAGACCATCAATGCGCTGGAGACCGGTAAGTACGATCCGAGCCTGCCGCTGGCGTTCCGTATCGCGCGGTTGTTCGCGCACAGCATCGAGCAGGTGTTCCTGTTCGATGAGGCCGAGTAA
- a CDS encoding pilus assembly protein: protein MKTTFFSPRRMHGQGMVELAVCAAVLVPLFLLIPVVAKLGHSKQMAMQAARNAAWEASVANNYQPPSRAQLQQRALDRNFADADTPITSRASGNGSGAFADQMLNTFSNRKLLEKSDLSITRTANSGSPGYVDNAAGLVPRNFADGAFPPNRNGYVTAEVTLNYRDLKTTDGRPARFLEPLDNLNLVDKRHQTLLTDAWNASGPRSGPRSVVSAVRPLAPVSYFSGLDRIFDMVKPLKPILPMVGSLGDLELGTIEPDVVPSDKLTNYPVKPGKP from the coding sequence ATGAAGACGACGTTCTTTTCACCGCGCAGGATGCACGGACAGGGGATGGTGGAGCTGGCGGTGTGTGCCGCCGTGCTGGTTCCGCTGTTCCTGCTGATTCCCGTCGTCGCCAAACTGGGACACAGCAAGCAAATGGCGATGCAAGCCGCGCGCAATGCTGCCTGGGAAGCCAGCGTGGCCAACAACTATCAACCGCCCAGTCGCGCCCAGTTGCAGCAACGCGCGCTGGACCGCAACTTTGCCGACGCCGATACGCCGATCACCAGCCGTGCGTCCGGCAACGGCAGCGGTGCGTTCGCCGACCAGATGCTCAACACCTTCTCCAACCGGAAGTTGCTGGAGAAGAGCGACCTGTCGATCACGCGAACCGCCAACAGCGGTTCGCCCGGCTATGTCGACAACGCGGCCGGGCTCGTGCCGCGGAATTTCGCCGACGGCGCGTTTCCGCCCAATCGCAACGGCTATGTCACCGCTGAGGTGACACTGAACTATCGCGATCTGAAGACGACGGACGGGCGACCTGCGCGTTTTCTGGAACCGCTGGACAATCTCAATCTGGTCGACAAGCGCCACCAGACCCTGCTGACCGATGCCTGGAACGCGTCCGGGCCACGCAGTGGACCGCGGAGCGTGGTCAGCGCGGTGCGTCCGCTGGCGCCAGTGTCCTACTTCAGCGGCCTCGATCGCATCTTCGACATGGTCAAGCCGTTGAAGCCGATCCTGCCGATGGTCGGCTCCCTCGGCGATCTGGAGCTGGGCACCATCGAGCCGGATGTCGTGCCCTCGGACAAGCTGACCAACTATCCGGTCAAGCCGGGCAAGCCATGA